One window of Triticum dicoccoides isolate Atlit2015 ecotype Zavitan chromosome 5A, WEW_v2.0, whole genome shotgun sequence genomic DNA carries:
- the LOC119297734 gene encoding germin-like protein 9-3, with protein MASINCYYSLVLVVVALALVPLAAVAGDPDILSDFVVPTSMIGMPPMNITGDFFTYTGFSNMTMPMPMPGTQNFTVTKATMVEFPALNGQSVAYAMLKFPSESVNPPHTHPRAAELLLVLDGALSVGFVDTAGKLYTQDLAAGDMFVFPKGLVHYQSNPGQSPAVALSAFGSSAPGTVSVPVTVFGTGVDDAVLAKSFKTDLPTVQKLKAALTPPPKK; from the coding sequence ATGGCGTCCATCAACTGCTACTACTCCTTGGTGTTGGTGGTGGTTGCACTGGCCTTGGTGCCGTTGGCCGCCGTGGCCGGCGACCCGGACATCCTCAGCGATTTCGTAGTGCCGACTTCCATGATCGGCATGCCACCGATGAACATCACCGGCGACTTCTTCACCTACACCGGCTTCAGCAACATGACCATGCCGATGCCGATGCCGGGGACGCAGAACTTCACGGTGACCAAGGCCACCATGGTGGAATTCCCTGCACTCAACGGGCAAAGCGTAGCCTACGCCATGCTCAAGTTCCCCTCCGAATCCGTGAACCCGCCACACACCCACCCCCGTGCCGCCGAGCTGCTGCTCGTCCTTGACGGCGCGCTCTCCGTCGGCTTCGTCGACACGGCCGGCAAGCTCTACACGCAGGACCTGGCCGCCGGCGACATGTTTGTGTTCCCCAAGGGCCTGGTGCACTACCAGTCCAACCCGGGGCAAAGCCCCGCCGTGGCGCTCTCCGCGTTCGGCAGCTCCGCGCCTGGCACCGTGTCCGTGCCTGTCACCGTGTTCGGCACCGGCGTCGATGATGCCGTGCTCGCCAAGTCATTCAAGACCGACCTGCCCACCGTGCAGAAGCTCAAGGCGGCGCTCACTCCACCGCCCAAGAAGTGA
- the LOC119302541 gene encoding protein HAPLESS 2-B-like isoform X3 produces the protein MQSTHATAVCLYQLNTALQEVIVSPENSTVVSKDNFLRVNLIGDYVRYTSIPAFEDFYLVTTRKGGGDGQPQVLGDEFSRWMLLERVRFTLDGLECNKIGVGYEAYRNQPNLCGSPFGSCLYNQLWNFKESDDNRINRNQEPQYIVQGRFDRINQHPNAGAHSFSIGITESLNTNLLIELSADDINYIYQRSPGKIIDINVPTFEALSQVGTAKVTIKNIGKLEASYSLTFVCLSGISYVEEQFFIMKPGQVLIRLFYLRSSSDQASKYRCSAILKGSDFSELDRAECQFSTTATVLDNGTQIGPPKQHKKGGIRGFIEAIETLWRNTWDSVIDFFTGRSCSTKCTSFMLMVTNLTGRHTGLDFRRLPATGVMPIPFFPSSSPSSPPPHLLP, from the exons ATGCAAAGCACTCACGCAACAGCAGTATGCCTTTATCAATTAAACACTGCACTGCAGGAGGTTATTGTTAGTCCAGAGAATAGTACAGTTGTTTCTAAAGATAACTTTCTGAGGGTAAATCTCATTGGTGACTATGTTCGTTATACAAGTATCCCAGCATTTGAAGACTTCTATCTTGTGACTACACGGAAG GGTGGTGGTGACGGTCaaccacaagtccttggcgacgaGTTCTCCAGGTGGATGCTGTTGGAGAGAGTCCGGTTTACATTAGATGGTCTTGAGTGCAACAAGATTGGTGTTGGGTATGAAGCTTACAGAAACCAGCCTAACCTCTGTGGATCACCATTTGGGAGCTGCTTGTACAATCAGCTTTGGAATTTCAAGGAG TCTGACGACAATCGAATAAACAGAAACCAAGAGCCCCAGTATATTGTGCAGGGAAGATTTGATAGGATCAACCAACACCCG AATGCAGGAGCTCATTCATTCTCTATTGGAATCACAGAAAGTCTGAATACTAATTTGCTGATAGAGCTGAGTGCTGATGATATAAATTATATATACCAGAG GAGTCCAGGGAAAATAATTGACATTAATGTCCCTACATTTGAAGCCTTAAGCCAAGTTGGTACTGCCAAGGTCACAATTAAGAACATTGGCAAACTGGAAGCTTCATATAGCTTGACG TTCGTCTGCTTAAGTGGCATCAGTTATGTGGAG GAGCAATTCTTCATCATGAAACCTGGCCAAGTGCTTATCCGCTTATTCTATTTGCGTTCCTCATCAGACCAAGCATCAAAATATCGCTGCTCGG CTATTTTGAAAGGGTCAGATTTCAGTGAACTTGACAGAGCAGAGTGCCAGTTCTCTACTACAGCCACAGTTCTTGACAATGGAACACAG ATCGGCCCACCGAAGCAGCATAAGAAGGGTGGCATCAGGGGTTTCATCGAAGCCATCGAAACCTTGTGGCGCAACACATGGGACAGCGTGATCGATTTCTTCACCGGCAGATCATGCAG CACCAAGTGCACGAGCTTCATGCTGATGGTAACAAACCTAACGGGGAGACATACTGGACTGGACTTCCGGCGGCTGCCGGCGACTGGCGTGATGCCGATCCCCttcttcccctcttcttctccttcctctcctccaCCCCACCTTCTTCCCTAG
- the LOC119302541 gene encoding protein HAPLESS 2-B-like isoform X1: MRDVAYKPEEMFTKTHKCESDAGADVVGVCERLWDQNGHVVEHTEPVCCPCGPNRRVGSSCGSIFDKMIKGKANTAHCVRFPGDWFHVFGIKRSSLGFSIRVQVKKGSSVTEVIVSPENSTVVSKDNFLRVNLIGDYVRYTSIPAFEDFYLVTTRKGGGDGQPQVLGDEFSRWMLLERVRFTLDGLECNKIGVGYEAYRNQPNLCGSPFGSCLYNQLWNFKESDDNRINRNQEPQYIVQGRFDRINQHPNAGAHSFSIGITESLNTNLLIELSADDINYIYQRSPGKIIDINVPTFEALSQVGTAKVTIKNIGKLEASYSLTFVCLSGISYVEEQFFIMKPGQVLIRLFYLRSSSDQASKYRCSAILKGSDFSELDRAECQFSTTATVLDNGTQIGPPKQHKKGGIRGFIEAIETLWRNTWDSVIDFFTGRSCSTKCTSFMLMVTNLTGRHTGLDFRRLPATGVMPIPFFPSSSPSSPPPHLLP, encoded by the exons ATGAGG GATGTTGCTTATAAACCAGAGGAAATGTTTACCAAGACACATAAATGTGAGTCAGATGCTGGTGCTGATGTTGTTGGAGTTTGTGAAAG GTTATGGGATCAGAACGGTCACGTAGTTGAGCATACAGAG CCGGTTTGCTGTCCATGTGGGCCTAATCGCCGTGTTGGTTCGTCATGCGGATCAATTT TTGATAAAATGATTAAAGGCAAAGCTAATACAGCTCACTGTGTACGTTTTCCAGGTGATTG GTTTCATGTTTTTGGAATTAAGAGAAGTTCACTTGGGTTCAGCATCAGAGTACAAGTAAAGAAAGGCTCTTCTGTAACG GAGGTTATTGTTAGTCCAGAGAATAGTACAGTTGTTTCTAAAGATAACTTTCTGAGGGTAAATCTCATTGGTGACTATGTTCGTTATACAAGTATCCCAGCATTTGAAGACTTCTATCTTGTGACTACACGGAAG GGTGGTGGTGACGGTCaaccacaagtccttggcgacgaGTTCTCCAGGTGGATGCTGTTGGAGAGAGTCCGGTTTACATTAGATGGTCTTGAGTGCAACAAGATTGGTGTTGGGTATGAAGCTTACAGAAACCAGCCTAACCTCTGTGGATCACCATTTGGGAGCTGCTTGTACAATCAGCTTTGGAATTTCAAGGAG TCTGACGACAATCGAATAAACAGAAACCAAGAGCCCCAGTATATTGTGCAGGGAAGATTTGATAGGATCAACCAACACCCG AATGCAGGAGCTCATTCATTCTCTATTGGAATCACAGAAAGTCTGAATACTAATTTGCTGATAGAGCTGAGTGCTGATGATATAAATTATATATACCAGAG GAGTCCAGGGAAAATAATTGACATTAATGTCCCTACATTTGAAGCCTTAAGCCAAGTTGGTACTGCCAAGGTCACAATTAAGAACATTGGCAAACTGGAAGCTTCATATAGCTTGACG TTCGTCTGCTTAAGTGGCATCAGTTATGTGGAG GAGCAATTCTTCATCATGAAACCTGGCCAAGTGCTTATCCGCTTATTCTATTTGCGTTCCTCATCAGACCAAGCATCAAAATATCGCTGCTCGG CTATTTTGAAAGGGTCAGATTTCAGTGAACTTGACAGAGCAGAGTGCCAGTTCTCTACTACAGCCACAGTTCTTGACAATGGAACACAG ATCGGCCCACCGAAGCAGCATAAGAAGGGTGGCATCAGGGGTTTCATCGAAGCCATCGAAACCTTGTGGCGCAACACATGGGACAGCGTGATCGATTTCTTCACCGGCAGATCATGCAG CACCAAGTGCACGAGCTTCATGCTGATGGTAACAAACCTAACGGGGAGACATACTGGACTGGACTTCCGGCGGCTGCCGGCGACTGGCGTGATGCCGATCCCCttcttcccctcttcttctccttcctctcctccaCCCCACCTTCTTCCCTAG
- the LOC119302541 gene encoding protein HAPLESS 2-B-like isoform X2 has protein sequence MIKGKANTAHCVRFPGDWFHVFGIKRSSLGFSIRVQVKKGSSVTEVIVSPENSTVVSKDNFLRVNLIGDYVRYTSIPAFEDFYLVTTRKGGGDGQPQVLGDEFSRWMLLERVRFTLDGLECNKIGVGYEAYRNQPNLCGSPFGSCLYNQLWNFKESDDNRINRNQEPQYIVQGRFDRINQHPNAGAHSFSIGITESLNTNLLIELSADDINYIYQRSPGKIIDINVPTFEALSQVGTAKVTIKNIGKLEASYSLTFVCLSGISYVEEQFFIMKPGQVLIRLFYLRSSSDQASKYRCSAILKGSDFSELDRAECQFSTTATVLDNGTQIGPPKQHKKGGIRGFIEAIETLWRNTWDSVIDFFTGRSCSTKCTSFMLMVTNLTGRHTGLDFRRLPATGVMPIPFFPSSSPSSPPPHLLP, from the exons ATGATTAAAGGCAAAGCTAATACAGCTCACTGTGTACGTTTTCCAGGTGATTG GTTTCATGTTTTTGGAATTAAGAGAAGTTCACTTGGGTTCAGCATCAGAGTACAAGTAAAGAAAGGCTCTTCTGTAACG GAGGTTATTGTTAGTCCAGAGAATAGTACAGTTGTTTCTAAAGATAACTTTCTGAGGGTAAATCTCATTGGTGACTATGTTCGTTATACAAGTATCCCAGCATTTGAAGACTTCTATCTTGTGACTACACGGAAG GGTGGTGGTGACGGTCaaccacaagtccttggcgacgaGTTCTCCAGGTGGATGCTGTTGGAGAGAGTCCGGTTTACATTAGATGGTCTTGAGTGCAACAAGATTGGTGTTGGGTATGAAGCTTACAGAAACCAGCCTAACCTCTGTGGATCACCATTTGGGAGCTGCTTGTACAATCAGCTTTGGAATTTCAAGGAG TCTGACGACAATCGAATAAACAGAAACCAAGAGCCCCAGTATATTGTGCAGGGAAGATTTGATAGGATCAACCAACACCCG AATGCAGGAGCTCATTCATTCTCTATTGGAATCACAGAAAGTCTGAATACTAATTTGCTGATAGAGCTGAGTGCTGATGATATAAATTATATATACCAGAG GAGTCCAGGGAAAATAATTGACATTAATGTCCCTACATTTGAAGCCTTAAGCCAAGTTGGTACTGCCAAGGTCACAATTAAGAACATTGGCAAACTGGAAGCTTCATATAGCTTGACG TTCGTCTGCTTAAGTGGCATCAGTTATGTGGAG GAGCAATTCTTCATCATGAAACCTGGCCAAGTGCTTATCCGCTTATTCTATTTGCGTTCCTCATCAGACCAAGCATCAAAATATCGCTGCTCGG CTATTTTGAAAGGGTCAGATTTCAGTGAACTTGACAGAGCAGAGTGCCAGTTCTCTACTACAGCCACAGTTCTTGACAATGGAACACAG ATCGGCCCACCGAAGCAGCATAAGAAGGGTGGCATCAGGGGTTTCATCGAAGCCATCGAAACCTTGTGGCGCAACACATGGGACAGCGTGATCGATTTCTTCACCGGCAGATCATGCAG CACCAAGTGCACGAGCTTCATGCTGATGGTAACAAACCTAACGGGGAGACATACTGGACTGGACTTCCGGCGGCTGCCGGCGACTGGCGTGATGCCGATCCCCttcttcccctcttcttctccttcctctcctccaCCCCACCTTCTTCCCTAG